The Panicum virgatum strain AP13 chromosome 3N, P.virgatum_v5, whole genome shotgun sequence genome includes the window GTATTGTGAAAGGGTATTCTATTGATGTAGTTTTTGTAATTGATAAATGCAGGATGGGAAATATGACAACAAATAATACTGGTGATCTCCGTTCGGCAGGAGTAGTTCAAGTTTTGGATGTCGGATGTGGTGTTGCCAGCTTTTCTGCTTATCTTCTACCCCTAGATATTCAGACCATGTCATTTGCCCCAAAAGATGGCCATGAGAATCAAATTCAGTTTGCTGTAGAACGTGGGATTGGTGCAATGATCTCTGTGTTGGCCACAAAGCAATTACCTTATCCTGGAAACTCATTTGAAATGGTTCACTGCTCCCGATGTCGTGTTGATTGGCATGAAAATGGTAAGATTCACATTTCAGTTCGTCCTTAGCAACTGACCAAATTTTATGAGAATGTTTTTGTTAGCAGCATGATATGTGGGAACATCCAGTTATATAGTGTTGTAGCATGTACATGATTGAATATAACAATCTTAATTAAAAATCAGTTGATTCTCAGCTTACGTATCTGTACTCTTGGACCATCAGTAATTTCTTACAAAATTCTTCCGATGGTCTTTTCTTTATAAATTCACCCTTACAGCACCCAAAAGTTTACTCATCACCCATGGTTTGTTTTGTCAGATGGAATATTGCTCAAAGAGATTGATCGTCTTTTGCGTCCTAATGGATATTTTGTATACTCTGCTCCACCAGCTTACAGAAAAGATAAAGACTTTCCTGTTATCTGGGAGAAGCTAATTAATATTACAACATCAATGTGTTGGAAGCTTATTGCTAAGCGTGTTCAGACTGCTATTTGGGTCAAACCTGAAGATGAATCCTGCCGACAGAAAAATGCTGATATGAAGCTACTGAATATTTGTGAATCTAATGACAATGTTTCGCCATCATGGAAAATCCCATTAATGAACTGTGTGAGGCTTAACAAGGACAaatcagagattcagaaattgcATTCAAGGCCTGATCGCCTGTCATTTTATTTCAAGAGTTTGGAGATGATAGGTCAGCTCCATTTTTTGATTGCCTACTGTTTGATGCTACAAAATTGAGTTGACTTCCATTCTGAAATATAAAAAGTGTAAAAATGATGTCCTCCACATTCAATGATAATAAAGTCTTGGATGGTTAGGATCTAAAACTTATTTAACCAAAGTGATTTAAACCTTGATCTAAATCTTGTTTGACTTGAATTGTATTGCCTATCTGTGAATATAACAAGTTTTCTGAACATATCCTTTAGGAGTTACACCAGCGAGTTTTGAGAAGAATAATGAGTTTTGGAAGAAACAGGTTCACAAGTATTGGTCACTTCTGGATGTTGAAAAGAACAGCGTCCGAAATGTCATGGATATGAATGCTAATTATGGTGGATTTGCTGCAGCACTAAGCAATGACCCTGTCTGGATTATGAATGTAGTACCTTATACCATGAGCAACACGTTACCAGTTATCTACGACCGTGGATTACTTGGTTCTTACCATGACTGGTTGGTATTACATTCGAAAACAATAAACatgtttctcctttttttccctTGAACTCatgtttctctctctctcccccccccctcaaACTCATGTTTCTCTTATTTATGATGAAATTGAAGCCATTCAATACTCATGCTGCAGGTGTGAGCCATTCTCAACATATCCTAGGTCCTATGACTTGCTGCATGCTTTCCACCTCATCACTCATTATGAAAGTCGCAATGAAGATTGTTCGTTGGAAGATATCATGTTAGAAATGGACCGCATCATTAGGCCCCAGGTAACTATTTCCTTTTAGTTGATTACGGACAACTTTTTTTTAGATACTTCAGTGTTTCTATCTAATTTGATAATGTCCATTTTATGTTTGCAAAAGCAAAGGGCTCCTAATTTTGCAAGAGAAAAGTATATCATGTCATAGAACATGGATTCCTAAACATGGTCATGTTTTTGTCATCAAATACATTAGTATATGGCTCTTTCATGTATCTTCAGTTGGGTATAT containing:
- the LOC120665669 gene encoding probable methyltransferase PMT7 isoform X1: MGRWWSPASAVMEPRSVQVLLVGVALVAASFYAGTLFGSSASPALVLPPLSRPGSPDSSRSKVADAPMFTNRVSLTYRTEPVRVPDHGVNVCPLEYNEYVPCHDVAYISRLKNLDRSRHEDLESICPPREKRLFCLVPPPNDYKIPIRWPTSRDYVWRSNVNHSHLAEVKGGQNWVHEKGKLWWFPGGGTHFKHGASEYIERMGNMTTNNTGDLRSAGVVQVLDVGCGVASFSAYLLPLDIQTMSFAPKDGHENQIQFAVERGIGAMISVLATKQLPYPGNSFEMVHCSRCRVDWHENDGILLKEIDRLLRPNGYFVYSAPPAYRKDKDFPVIWEKLINITTSMCWKLIAKRVQTAIWVKPEDESCRQKNADMKLLNICESNDNVSPSWKIPLMNCVRLNKDKSEIQKLHSRPDRLSFYFKSLEMIGVTPASFEKNNEFWKKQVHKYWSLLDVEKNSVRNVMDMNANYGGFAAALSNDPVWIMNVVPYTMSNTLPVIYDRGLLGSYHDWCEPFSTYPRSYDLLHAFHLITHYESRNEDCSLEDIMLEMDRIIRPQGLIIIRDDKNTLSRIIDLAPKFLWDVSTHMLENEENGTELVLICRKKFWAIV
- the LOC120665669 gene encoding probable methyltransferase PMT7 isoform X2; the encoded protein is MGRWWSPASAVMEPRSVQVLLVGVALVAASFYAGTLFGSSASPALVLPPLSRPGSPDSSRSKDAPMFTNRVSLTYRTEPVRVPDHGVNVCPLEYNEYVPCHDVAYISRLKNLDRSRHEDLESICPPREKRLFCLVPPPNDYKIPIRWPTSRDYVWRSNVNHSHLAEVKGGQNWVHEKGKLWWFPGGGTHFKHGASEYIERMGNMTTNNTGDLRSAGVVQVLDVGCGVASFSAYLLPLDIQTMSFAPKDGHENQIQFAVERGIGAMISVLATKQLPYPGNSFEMVHCSRCRVDWHENDGILLKEIDRLLRPNGYFVYSAPPAYRKDKDFPVIWEKLINITTSMCWKLIAKRVQTAIWVKPEDESCRQKNADMKLLNICESNDNVSPSWKIPLMNCVRLNKDKSEIQKLHSRPDRLSFYFKSLEMIGVTPASFEKNNEFWKKQVHKYWSLLDVEKNSVRNVMDMNANYGGFAAALSNDPVWIMNVVPYTMSNTLPVIYDRGLLGSYHDWCEPFSTYPRSYDLLHAFHLITHYESRNEDCSLEDIMLEMDRIIRPQGLIIIRDDKNTLSRIIDLAPKFLWDVSTHMLENEENGTELVLICRKKFWAIV